A window of Candidatus Nanoarchaeia archaeon contains these coding sequences:
- a CDS encoding thioredoxin domain-containing protein, whose amino-acid sequence MICIIALIVFGILGIFSAAHRKLAKEALDCVARRVVLRPCETGFDQRIKSLVVGKFLRFPWLARPLYRHFESFSWLLIGLMIVSTFFIAQGAYNYAKYGNCNGSQGGFCIYDSLDGKSELKNPGPDDDPGIGPIDAPVQIIEFGCFKCSFTREADKVIWQVMEEYPEKIRFVYRDFPLSARHRGAVDPSLAADCVLEQDQSAYWQYRGILFQNQNALSNEDLAAYAQNISIDLEQWKECFDSGKHLDEVEHDYEDGLEAGVYGTPTFFINNQSFVGPQSYKTFKRVIEKELEKAGVT is encoded by the coding sequence ATGATCTGCATCATCGCTTTGATTGTCTTTGGGATTTTAGGCATTTTCAGCGCAGCGCACAGGAAGCTTGCAAAAGAGGCTCTTGATTGCGTTGCCAGGAGAGTTGTCCTTAGGCCTTGCGAGACAGGCTTTGACCAGAGGATAAAGAGCCTTGTTGTTGGAAAGTTTCTCCGCTTTCCCTGGCTCGCCAGGCCGCTGTACAGGCATTTTGAATCCTTTTCCTGGCTCTTGATTGGCCTGATGATTGTAAGCACGTTCTTTATTGCCCAGGGCGCTTACAATTATGCGAAGTATGGGAACTGCAATGGCAGCCAAGGAGGATTCTGCATCTATGATTCCCTGGATGGAAAATCTGAGCTAAAAAACCCAGGCCCCGATGACGATCCCGGCATTGGCCCAATCGATGCGCCTGTCCAGATTATCGAGTTTGGCTGCTTTAAGTGCTCGTTTACAAGGGAGGCTGACAAGGTTATCTGGCAGGTTATGGAAGAGTATCCGGAGAAGATAAGGTTTGTGTACAGGGATTTTCCTCTCTCAGCAAGGCACAGGGGCGCTGTTGATCCCAGCCTTGCAGCAGACTGTGTGCTTGAGCAGGACCAGAGCGCATATTGGCAGTACCGCGGCATTCTTTTCCAGAACCAGAATGCGCTGAGCAATGAAGACCTTGCTGCCTATGCTCAAAACATAAGTATAGACCTGGAGCAATGGAAAGAATGCTTTGACTCAGGAAAACACCTTGATGAAGTGGAGCATGACTATGAGGATGGATTGGAAGCAGGAGTGTATGGAACACCCACATTCTTCATCAACAACCAAAGCTTTGTCGGGCCTCAGAGCTATAAAACGTTCAAGAGGGTAATCGAAAAGGAGCTGGAGAAAGCGGGCGTCACGTGA